The Anopheles maculipalpis chromosome 3RL, idAnoMacuDA_375_x, whole genome shotgun sequence genomic sequence TGTTTCCAACTGAACCAGTTAACTTCCATCACGCATGCTTACtattagcgtttttttttttacttcgtaatgacggccaggccgcattccttaaaatctaatcttatagcTAGCTTCACAATTCttctaatgttgtcgctggcgaccctgacgcctATAATACGCGTGGAGCCGAAAGCCACAAAAATCCTGTAAGTATTACTGCGGCTACGAGtccagacattccgccaacggcaaggtcgccagttacgactTTAGGATCTCCTAAAGCAATTGCTGTCGTTTCTTAGGCCAAAATAGCAACCCGCGCATTGTCAACACTATCGTTGCAAAcgtataaaacaaacataaaaaattaagATGTAAAAATAGATAAACATAACAGACTCCAATTCACTAATCAGACGATAGTGCGTAATATCTATGGGAAGGGAAAGGGATCAAAGGACAATTCCCATTTTTTGGGGAAGAAAAACGCGctttcgtagtccttctgtctcAGGATATCGGACATTGGATTGGCCTGTAGAGATACAAAATCATGATATAAATTCAAGATTTCGCACTAGATTCTAAGCGTCTCCAGCAGCGATATGAAATTTTCCATTACTAGTAGGTTGGATACTGTACTTACTTTTTAGGACATATTACTTTTAGGGACATACTATTACTTTTAGGGAAACGGATACTTACTATTAGTGGTTAAAAGTTGGGCAAGCAGCGCACTATTGGTAACGTTGAGCATCGGTTCACTGGAGGTGGCGTGCAGTGTCGGCGACATGTGCTGCGAgtttcctccaccaccaccggacaTTGCCGTACTGCCGGATCCCACCATTCCCATCCCGCCCGGGCCCGTTATAACACCCGTCTGTTGCTTCATGATCATCGAGTTGCTGCGTGTGCGCAACTTCGCGTTGGCCTTCTGTGTGGACTGATGGTACCGAGGCATGGCAAAGTTTTCCGCTTCCTTCGGTGGCAGCGGAAACGTTGCATTGATCGGAAGACTGTTCGAGCGGAACATTTCTTTGGTGGGATGCGGTGGATGACGTTTGGCTtgggtttgctgctgttgctgctgaaggcCACCACCCGATTGGATAAtcgattgttgctgctgttgctgctgttgaagcTGAAGATCTTGCAGCTGCTGTTGCGATTGCTCTAAAGCGTTCGATAGTCCGACGGGTGCACCGGAACCCGAGCTCATACCGATTGCCGTGGATCCCCCCGAGGAACCGGATGTAGCCTGCAGTAGTGTACCGTGCGGCGGGGACGAGTGACGCATTGATCGCACTCCGCTAGCGTACGAACCGCCGGCACCGACCGTTTGCGAGGGAATCTTGTACGGTTGCGGTTGGTGTCCGTGGTAAGATTTGTAGCTACTTCCCGACTGTGATGCATGCAGACTACCGGGCGGAGAGTGCTGCGAAGCCAACATTTGGTTATAGTTTGGCCCGGTCGGCATTGAGGTTGAGCGGGGTTGTGGTGGAGCTGGTTTTGCTTGCGGCAACGCCGGTACCGGCAGCGATTGGCTGTGTGTCAACAGCTTAGAGTTGAGGCTTTGCATGAGCATTACCGACCCGCCGGACACGTTCGGTTGCTGTGCCACAGATGTACCACCAGTGCCGCCCATTTGTGATGGTGTCCGTATGTTGCTACTACCATTACCACCAGCGCTGGATGCACCGGGACTGTTGGAGAGATTGACAGGATTGCTAGTTGCGTTCTGCAAAGCGGAATGGTTGTAGTGTAGCTGCATACTACTGGGCGTTAGGGATGATGGGATGGTACCCGAACCCATCTGAAGAATGCCCGAAGTGGAGGATGAGGAGGATGCGGAAGCGGCGGCAGACGAAGAAATCACATTCTGGAAACCAACGGAAGTGTTACTACCGTAGGGACTGGATGTCCCAAGGACCGCACTATTTGCGCCCGTTTGTCCCATGTGTGGTTGCGAAACCATGTTGTATGCCATCGTTTGATGGGGCGTCGGTGGGTATTTAGGGTCGTAGTTGTGTTTGGCGTATCCACGGGAAAATTTGGATTTAACACTGCGCGCCAGCTCGTCGTTACTGGCACTACCACTGGCAAGCGACGAATGCTGCTGATGTGATTGAGCCGATGCCACCTGACCTAAACCGAGCGATGTGGCTAGAGACGCAGACGTCTGGCTATTGCTACTCAGGCTAGCACCACCAATAAGCTGATCGGACAGGTACGAATCGATTGCGTTGCTAAGCTGCTGGGCAATGGAAGATTGTACCGAGGAGGAGGCTGATGATGATCCACCGCCACCCGACGGTTGCAAGGTTTGTGCATAGATCTTTGCCGAGTATTGAATGCCAGgcggtggctgctgctgtatACAGCCGGTTGCTTGGTGCGGCTGGTTCGTCTGTTGGTTGGTGCCGGAGACTGCCAGTGTCTCCGGCGTTTCCTGTATGCTACTACCTGTGTTGGTTAGTTGGTTGGACCCTTCCGAGATAGAAAATGGACGAGTAAAGTAAGTTAGTGCAAGCGGAGCTGCGAAATGGTTTGGGTGGTGTACATACCGAGTGGATAATTGTAATCGATCGCTTTCAGCAGATCGTCTGATGCTTCTTCCGGTACTGGGGCTAGTCGCGAGAAGTTCAGAAAGTCTAGATCCAAATCCATCAAATCATCTAGGTTTGGCTGTAGCGGGCCCAAGCTGGGCTGGATGAAGTCGGCCCGCCCCGCGCCACGAGCTGCAAGAAGTACAAATTAGTTCAATTTGAAGTTCTTGGGATTACGCTTTGCACGTGCGCTTACCTATCTCTCTCGAATCGGGAAACGGATACTGGGCTAGTGTAGAGAACAGCGTATCCGTGGGCATATTATCGGTGATCATAAATATATCATTACTGATCGGAGACCACTCCAAGAAGTCTAATTCGCTATTCTgt encodes the following:
- the LOC126563861 gene encoding MLX-interacting protein, which translates into the protein MTPGPTTKMDRSMAGGGESTGTEQRKRCGETIHSGQFMVSHFETEGAEDDDDDLGMQMEEVKPADLISTDSAGVILPVAGPGAMSDVASSSTAGALVPLASIGSTEHQNQLARYVPRPLGNRTTVSQVEIDTDLSTVFNTLNVTYTQKLTSPKWNPFKGIRLRWKEKIRLNNVIWRCWHMQFIMKRKTLVCQFASPLDVDVHSTPQAILLEGKYWKRKCNVIKAEYKKWRRFNVNRALGATNIVDTNSELDFLEWSPISNDIFMITDNMPTDTLFSTLAQYPFPDSREIARGAGRADFIQPSLGPLQPNLDDLMDLDLDFLNFSRLAPVPEEASDDLLKAIDYNYPLGSNQLTNTGSSIQETPETLAVSGTNQQTNQPHQATGCIQQQPPPGIQYSAKIYAQTLQPSGGGGSSSASSSVQSSIAQQLSNAIDSYLSDQLIGGASLSSNSQTSASLATSLGLGQVASAQSHQQHSSLASGSASNDELARSVKSKFSRGYAKHNYDPKYPPTPHQTMAYNMVSQPHMGQTGANSAVLGTSSPYGSNTSVGFQNVISSSAAASASSSSSTSGILQMGSGTIPSSLTPSSMQLHYNHSALQNATSNPVNLSNSPGASSAGGNGSSNIRTPSQMGGTGGTSVAQQPNVSGGSVMLMQSLNSKLLTHSQSLPVPALPQAKPAPPQPRSTSMPTGPNYNQMLASQHSPPGSLHASQSGSSYKSYHGHQPQPYKIPSQTVGAGGSYASGVRSMRHSSPPHGTLLQATSGSSGGSTAIGMSSGSGAPVGLSNALEQSQQQLQDLQLQQQQQQQQSIIQSGGGLQQQQQQTQAKRHPPHPTKEMFRSNSLPINATFPLPPKEAENFAMPRYHQSTQKANAKLRTRSNSMIMKQQTGVITGPGGMGMVGSGSTAMSGGGGGNSQHMSPTLHATSSEPMLNVTNSALLAQLLTTNNASTLLSKQSHSTSSSAISTLTQSSSQHQQHQQQQQQTSLFQTMSMGNTISPSSSQLQLHQLQQQQQQQQQQQQQQQQQQQQQQQQQHHHHQMSSATPGPSSSSTMRPQTSHSSVLNFASSTGMSLSQQSLSPDSAHDTDGPMSPTSLGGSGSNSAGGAGSKFPRSDSQRRTGHIHAEQKRRYNIKNGFDTLHSLIPQLQQNPNAKLSKAAMLQKGADYIKQLRSERTSANDQMDALRREIDQLNNSLNNLHTALPASGAPVSRQRTGRVKELYHHYVRQRTLENWKFWIFGLIFEPLLNSYNQTVSVASMDEMYRTSQLWVDQHCSLVELRPAVSNQLRQLSTTTDVLSDPPSSLQEEVLKAISNSSSNCLVPRGSGKGSSRGGSSTETSPHRS